From a single Rhodococcus qingshengii JCM 15477 genomic region:
- a CDS encoding MFS transporter produces MPHSASAQNSPASTSSTHAHTIENHWAAVALIAASTFIVVAAEMMPVGLLTPIGAALVESEGTIGLSLAITGLVAAATAPFVPIVTRRFDRRSTLIVLMLVVAAANALTALAPSFVFLAVARVLLGVSMGGVWALAASLAPKLVGSRSVGLATTIIFSGIAVASVLGVPAGTYIGAVAGWSVAFWTLSCAATLIAIAMIAVLPTMPADRALSLGSLVAAFRNPGVRVGFAITALIVTAHFAAYTYVRPGLEFFAGLNASQVGTMLLIYGAFGVVGNFIAGPSAAKSPKAVVVSLSVGIAVTLALFPISATTLIAAALLMAAWGLFYGGASVSTQTWIAQAVPVHREAASALWVAVFNASIALGAFAGGRIHDHSGSETVFWTAAGIATLAMLLATFRSPVVAKRELTT; encoded by the coding sequence ATGCCCCACTCCGCATCTGCACAGAACAGCCCTGCGTCCACGTCCTCAACCCACGCACACACCATTGAGAACCACTGGGCTGCGGTCGCGCTGATCGCAGCGTCCACCTTCATCGTTGTCGCGGCAGAGATGATGCCGGTCGGGCTACTCACCCCGATCGGTGCTGCTCTGGTGGAAAGTGAAGGGACCATCGGGCTCTCACTGGCCATTACCGGATTGGTGGCAGCGGCCACTGCCCCGTTTGTGCCCATCGTGACCCGGCGCTTCGATCGTCGGTCGACGCTTATCGTTCTGATGCTTGTAGTCGCCGCGGCGAACGCCCTCACGGCCCTTGCTCCGAGCTTCGTTTTCCTCGCTGTGGCTCGCGTCCTTCTAGGCGTGAGCATGGGTGGAGTCTGGGCACTCGCAGCTAGTCTGGCACCCAAATTGGTGGGTTCCAGATCCGTCGGGTTGGCGACCACGATCATCTTCAGCGGAATCGCTGTTGCCTCAGTTCTTGGTGTCCCTGCTGGGACGTATATCGGGGCAGTCGCCGGATGGAGCGTGGCGTTCTGGACTCTCAGCTGCGCGGCGACGCTGATCGCGATCGCCATGATCGCTGTCCTACCCACGATGCCAGCTGATCGGGCCTTGTCGCTCGGGAGTCTCGTGGCGGCCTTTCGGAACCCAGGAGTCCGGGTCGGATTCGCGATTACCGCGCTCATCGTCACCGCTCATTTCGCGGCGTACACCTATGTGCGTCCGGGGCTGGAGTTCTTCGCGGGGTTGAACGCTTCGCAGGTCGGCACAATGCTCCTGATCTACGGTGCATTCGGTGTCGTCGGCAACTTCATCGCCGGGCCGTCCGCTGCAAAGTCCCCGAAGGCGGTGGTCGTCAGCCTCAGCGTGGGAATAGCGGTCACACTCGCCCTGTTTCCGATCTCGGCTACCACCTTGATCGCAGCTGCTCTGCTCATGGCGGCTTGGGGCCTCTTCTACGGTGGTGCATCGGTGAGTACTCAAACATGGATTGCACAAGCAGTTCCCGTTCACCGCGAGGCCGCTTCTGCTCTGTGGGTTGCAGTCTTCAATGCAAGCATCGCGCTCGGTGCGTTCGCGGGCGGACGCATTCACGACCACTCTGGTTCCGAAACGGTCTTCTGGACAGCCGCGGGAATCGCAACTCTGGCAATGCTGCTCGCGACATTCCGCAGTCCCGTCGTGGCAAAGCGCGAACTGACAACCTAA
- a CDS encoding LysR family transcriptional regulator, which translates to MSEPPMREIECFLVLAEELHFGRTGERLFISQSRVSQLISALERRIGTSLVARTSRRVHLTEFGADFLASLAPAHRALVGVIEDAQSRARNMPAPLRVGFQGAIYDSIAAAVSRFEIQHPQTCVTIKELPLGDPFSDVLAGRIDAAVALLPVDEPELTTGLVFSRQPQTLAVSVHHPFSELGVIDAEQLAQICLVPITGPAPDYWQRVNSPSTTPGGATIPTQGGASTVQEGLSQVAFSQVGLILCAATAAYSQRSDITFVPINGLPESALGLVWRTDLESPRLRAFAKAIEEAHTCPS; encoded by the coding sequence ATGTCGGAGCCCCCGATGCGTGAGATCGAGTGCTTCCTCGTTCTCGCTGAAGAACTGCACTTCGGTCGCACCGGCGAGCGGCTGTTCATCTCCCAGAGCCGAGTGAGTCAGCTGATCAGCGCGTTGGAGCGTCGTATCGGCACCAGCCTGGTGGCGCGCACCAGTCGCCGCGTGCACCTGACTGAATTCGGTGCCGATTTTCTTGCGTCGTTGGCTCCCGCGCATCGTGCGCTTGTCGGAGTAATCGAGGACGCTCAGTCAAGAGCACGGAACATGCCGGCGCCGCTTCGGGTGGGTTTCCAAGGAGCAATTTACGATTCGATCGCGGCTGCTGTCTCTCGTTTCGAAATACAACATCCGCAAACATGCGTGACCATCAAAGAATTACCCCTGGGTGATCCGTTCAGTGATGTACTCGCCGGGCGAATCGATGCGGCAGTGGCCCTTCTCCCCGTAGATGAGCCGGAACTGACAACCGGGCTCGTCTTTTCTCGACAGCCCCAGACCCTCGCCGTCTCAGTCCATCACCCGTTCAGCGAACTGGGCGTGATCGACGCCGAGCAGTTGGCGCAGATCTGTCTCGTACCCATCACCGGCCCCGCCCCCGACTATTGGCAGCGTGTGAATTCCCCGAGCACGACGCCGGGCGGAGCCACGATTCCCACACAGGGTGGGGCGAGCACCGTTCAGGAAGGCCTGTCGCAGGTCGCATTCAGTCAGGTCGGCCTCATCCTCTGCGCTGCAACCGCTGCATACAGCCAGCGCTCGGACATCACATTCGTACCGATCAACGGATTACCCGAATCTGCTTTGGGTCTCGTGTGGCGTACCGATCTCGAAAGCCCACGACTTCGCGCTTTCGCGAAAGCGATCGAGGAAGCACACACCTGTCCCTCCTGA
- a CDS encoding alpha/beta hydrolase family protein — MRKSLKHFVNAAAAVALCATLGLTGATGTAAADAPGIPSVGHDWASAGPYTPNVSIGLVHTLYYPRQLGARGEKHPVVIWGNGTGVLPGAYTSLLRHYASHGFIVVAANTPASNFAITMRSGIDLIADKAASPSSVFFGKVDLEHIGAVGHSQGGSAAINAAIDDRVDTAVAIQPGPLNDVDLIDEPVLYLAGQADAIVWPAIVRAMYEDADHVPAEYLELRGATHFGTAINGGDMRGPSTAWLRYWLLDDPNARTEFFGASCGYCTDTQKFSDFDRNDLARQIPG; from the coding sequence ATGCGAAAGTCTCTGAAACATTTCGTGAATGCTGCAGCGGCGGTTGCGTTGTGCGCGACGCTAGGACTCACGGGCGCAACCGGAACAGCGGCTGCCGATGCGCCCGGCATCCCGAGCGTCGGGCACGATTGGGCGAGTGCAGGGCCGTACACGCCGAACGTCTCGATCGGGCTGGTGCACACTCTGTACTACCCGCGCCAGCTCGGCGCGCGCGGCGAGAAGCACCCTGTTGTGATCTGGGGGAACGGGACCGGTGTGCTCCCCGGTGCGTACACCTCTTTGCTGCGCCACTACGCCAGCCACGGATTCATCGTGGTCGCCGCCAATACCCCGGCAAGCAATTTCGCCATCACCATGCGGTCGGGAATCGACCTCATCGCGGACAAAGCGGCCAGCCCGTCGAGCGTCTTCTTCGGCAAAGTCGACCTGGAACATATTGGTGCGGTGGGGCACTCGCAGGGCGGGTCTGCGGCGATCAACGCGGCGATCGACGACCGCGTCGACACCGCCGTCGCGATCCAACCAGGCCCGCTCAATGATGTCGATCTCATCGACGAGCCCGTTCTCTATCTGGCCGGCCAGGCCGACGCAATCGTTTGGCCGGCGATCGTGCGGGCGATGTACGAGGACGCAGACCACGTGCCTGCCGAGTATCTGGAACTGCGCGGCGCCACGCACTTCGGTACGGCGATCAACGGCGGCGATATGCGCGGGCCGAGCACGGCGTGGCTGCGGTACTGGCTACTCGACGATCCGAACGCTCGCACCGAGTTCTTCGGAGCGAGCTGTGGATACTGCACTGACACCCAGAAGTTCTCCGACTTCGACCGCAACGATCTGGCCCGGCAGATCCCGGGCTGA
- a CDS encoding LysR family transcriptional regulator, whose amino-acid sequence MSKFGESATPRIDPRQLQDFLAVVEHGSITAAAANQFTGTSSVSQSIARLERRVGGRLFNRGRTGATLTARGRNLIDPAREALAALDRLVVEREFLLSAVPHLSVATTASLADDPAAVLLGALRTEVPNLRITISDPPGSSVADAIHPVMAGTADVAIMESPPTGVPGTRTVRLPDHKLRLVCPPGTPPPVDGVFIGEDLMRIGLVVAPRFETSDVYRHLRSIEPRIDHAFVMRSQHRDAFADFAYEGIGAVILELSSAERASERGCTVGEIFELPSRKIAAVARDGQNTQIVEHFLRLCAEQSARKP is encoded by the coding sequence ATGAGCAAGTTCGGAGAGTCCGCCACCCCGCGAATCGATCCGCGGCAGCTACAAGACTTCCTTGCCGTCGTCGAACACGGCAGTATCACGGCGGCAGCGGCAAATCAGTTCACGGGAACATCGAGCGTCTCTCAATCAATTGCGCGGCTCGAAAGACGAGTCGGAGGACGGCTTTTCAATCGAGGCCGGACCGGCGCGACGCTGACTGCGCGCGGACGGAATCTCATCGATCCAGCACGCGAAGCGCTGGCCGCGCTCGACCGATTAGTGGTCGAGCGCGAGTTCTTACTGTCAGCAGTCCCCCACCTCAGTGTTGCCACGACAGCGAGCCTTGCGGACGATCCCGCAGCGGTACTGCTCGGAGCGCTGCGCACGGAGGTGCCGAACCTGAGGATCACCATCTCGGATCCGCCTGGGTCGTCCGTGGCCGATGCGATTCACCCGGTCATGGCAGGCACCGCTGACGTGGCAATAATGGAGTCGCCGCCCACCGGTGTTCCCGGGACGCGCACGGTGCGCCTTCCGGACCACAAGTTGCGGCTCGTCTGCCCGCCCGGTACCCCGCCACCGGTGGACGGGGTATTCATCGGCGAAGATCTCATGCGCATCGGTTTGGTTGTCGCACCACGGTTCGAAACTTCCGATGTCTATCGCCATCTGCGGTCGATCGAACCGCGAATCGACCACGCATTCGTGATGAGGTCACAGCACCGCGATGCCTTCGCGGATTTCGCGTACGAAGGGATCGGTGCTGTCATCCTCGAACTCTCCAGTGCCGAGCGAGCATCCGAACGCGGGTGCACTGTGGGCGAGATATTCGAACTGCCATCACGGAAGATCGCAGCCGTGGCAAGGGACGGCCAGAACACGCAGATCGTCGAACATTTCCTACGGCTGTGTGCCGAGCAATCCGCGCGGAAGCCGTAG
- a CDS encoding LysR family transcriptional regulator translates to MDRRHLEYFLALADRGGISAAARGLGVSQPTISEALARMEKECGLTLVRRGSRGVSLTDAGRDLTGPAAQVLRAYRDLDHALHPLNVVQRGRLTVVCPRTLARDPAATALGAFKRKFPNVAVTMLSNDTDGIGTVVASGQADIGLGVDEVFDEGVERILLGRQQIVALVPAARSEGEGAAALTDLLRIGLITSPRDDVTRRLLAERLGEGTVDEAVVAETISVASMIPLVRAGVGVAFLPESVADTVGEGVVLCRTRPPLTRDIWMFHGSTPSPAAQAFIETTSRLRDEGGMGNAG, encoded by the coding sequence ATGGACCGGCGTCATCTGGAATACTTTCTTGCCCTTGCTGATCGGGGCGGCATTTCCGCTGCTGCTCGCGGACTGGGGGTCAGCCAGCCGACGATCTCGGAGGCTCTGGCCAGGATGGAGAAAGAGTGCGGCCTGACGCTCGTCCGCCGTGGATCGCGGGGAGTCTCCCTGACCGACGCTGGACGCGATCTCACAGGTCCGGCGGCCCAAGTACTTCGGGCATACCGGGATTTGGATCACGCTTTGCATCCATTGAACGTCGTGCAGCGGGGTCGGCTGACGGTCGTGTGTCCGCGAACATTGGCGCGTGATCCAGCGGCCACGGCCCTGGGTGCGTTCAAAAGAAAGTTTCCGAACGTTGCGGTGACGATGCTCAGCAACGACACCGACGGAATCGGAACGGTGGTCGCCTCGGGTCAGGCTGATATTGGGCTCGGGGTGGACGAGGTGTTCGACGAGGGCGTTGAACGTATCCTTCTCGGCCGGCAACAAATCGTTGCGCTGGTGCCGGCCGCACGAAGTGAAGGCGAGGGGGCAGCGGCGTTGACGGATCTGTTGCGAATCGGATTGATCACCAGCCCGCGTGACGATGTCACTCGGCGACTGTTGGCGGAACGCCTGGGCGAAGGCACTGTGGACGAGGCGGTGGTTGCGGAGACTATCTCTGTGGCTTCGATGATCCCACTTGTACGCGCGGGAGTCGGTGTCGCTTTCCTTCCCGAATCTGTCGCCGATACAGTCGGAGAAGGTGTGGTGCTGTGTCGTACTCGGCCCCCGCTCACTCGTGATATCTGGATGTTCCACGGTTCGACGCCATCGCCTGCGGCACAAGCGTTTATCGAGACGACCAGCCGATTACGTGACGAAGGTGGAATGGGGAACGCCGGATGA
- a CDS encoding ABC transporter permease has translation MTETITASSPSGATSLRSVRRARSEPKPARQRRSGTRLTIGVRLAQVALLLVLLGAWQLVASQGWIEPVLAKTPGEAWAYFTAAVQSGEISSNLRATMTAVVIAWILASAVGVAVGLSLGLLPTLERIMSPFLDAANAMPRLALAPLLIVIFGITMTAKVALAFTLVFFIVCSSARAGVKSVDDEWLRLSTVLNASKTQVFWHILLPVATPGIFAGLRLGLIYSLLGVVGSELISSRDGLGQLVSIYSAQFRMEAVYAILILLAIVAVVLNQVMNFAERYLLRWQPPARR, from the coding sequence ATGACCGAAACCATCACCGCAAGTTCGCCATCCGGTGCTACGTCGCTCCGTTCCGTGAGGCGGGCGCGCTCTGAGCCGAAGCCCGCTCGACAGCGTCGATCCGGTACGCGACTCACCATCGGGGTACGACTGGCCCAGGTCGCGCTGCTTCTGGTCCTACTCGGAGCGTGGCAGCTCGTCGCATCGCAAGGTTGGATCGAGCCAGTTCTGGCCAAAACGCCAGGCGAGGCCTGGGCCTACTTCACCGCAGCGGTGCAGTCGGGCGAGATTTCGTCGAACTTGCGTGCCACGATGACTGCCGTCGTGATCGCGTGGATCCTCGCTAGCGCAGTCGGGGTGGCGGTCGGACTCTCTCTCGGACTGCTTCCGACCCTCGAACGCATCATGAGTCCGTTCCTGGATGCGGCGAATGCCATGCCACGTCTTGCGCTGGCGCCTCTGCTTATCGTCATCTTCGGGATCACGATGACGGCGAAGGTCGCTCTCGCGTTCACACTCGTCTTCTTCATCGTCTGCTCGAGTGCACGAGCCGGTGTGAAGTCGGTGGACGACGAATGGCTCCGACTTTCCACTGTCCTGAATGCCAGTAAGACACAGGTGTTCTGGCACATCCTCCTCCCCGTCGCAACACCTGGCATTTTTGCCGGCCTTCGGTTGGGGCTGATCTATTCGCTACTTGGCGTTGTCGGTTCGGAACTGATCTCGTCACGGGACGGGCTGGGCCAGCTTGTGTCGATCTACTCGGCCCAGTTCCGGATGGAAGCGGTCTACGCGATCCTCATACTTCTCGCAATCGTCGCAGTCGTCCTCAACCAGGTAATGAACTTCGCCGAGCGCTACCTCCTTCGGTGGCAGCCGCCGGCTCGACGATGA
- a CDS encoding ABC transporter ATP-binding protein, translating to MDTNVITPAVQLDGLTISFPSPDGSTKTVVDNLDLTIPRGQFVSLVGRSGCGKTTLLNALAGLVDATEGKTEVLGTTPFDARSRMGFMMARDALFPWRTARKNVEYGLELRGVPKAERRTQSARWLAAVQMSEASQLWTWQLSQGMRQRVALARTWALDPDILLMDEPFAALDAQTRVEVQREFLELWQSEVGRTVIFVTHDLGEAICLSDRVLLLGAGRVIDDVSIDIERPRELETLTAEPRYIEIFNRLRGQLDH from the coding sequence ATGGATACCAACGTGATTACACCCGCCGTACAACTCGACGGACTGACGATATCCTTCCCCTCACCCGACGGGTCGACGAAAACTGTGGTCGACAATCTCGACCTCACCATCCCTCGCGGACAGTTCGTGAGCTTGGTCGGCAGGAGCGGTTGCGGAAAGACCACTCTGCTCAACGCGCTCGCTGGATTGGTGGACGCGACGGAAGGCAAAACCGAGGTCCTCGGCACAACACCATTCGACGCTCGCTCCCGGATGGGCTTCATGATGGCCCGAGATGCCCTGTTCCCGTGGCGAACAGCGCGGAAGAACGTCGAGTACGGCCTCGAGTTGAGAGGAGTACCCAAGGCGGAGAGACGAACTCAATCAGCGCGCTGGCTTGCGGCCGTTCAAATGTCCGAGGCGTCACAGCTGTGGACTTGGCAGCTGTCCCAAGGGATGCGCCAGCGTGTCGCGTTGGCCCGGACGTGGGCACTGGATCCGGACATCTTGTTGATGGACGAGCCGTTTGCCGCCCTCGATGCGCAAACCCGCGTCGAAGTACAGCGCGAATTCCTCGAGCTTTGGCAGTCCGAGGTCGGCCGGACGGTCATCTTCGTAACCCACGACCTCGGTGAAGCCATCTGTCTCTCCGACCGCGTTCTGCTGCTCGGGGCCGGCCGAGTGATCGACGACGTCAGCATTGACATCGAACGCCCCCGCGAACTCGAAACCCTCACCGCCGAACCTCGATACATCGAAATCTTCAACCGGCTACGTGGTCAGCTCGACCACTGA
- a CDS encoding ABC transporter substrate-binding protein: MKLRPFVGTVIAAALLLSACGGGGRPNDGSVAIGVYPASALSLPVYVAVQQGMFDKEGLHVELIDGKNGPELISGLIGGTTDLAVGAPGTVVPAIEQGQSLRPLSPYGSIDLAIAVTKDSGITTIEDLPGKRIAIPSRGGAAEQFVNQLLAERNIDGSTVQFIAAAPTASQIPLARKGDIDAAVLTAASQAVFDAQGIPMTAITEVDPVGSDGVSSYGLGTVLVTTATFAESDAAAPVCAALEAAAGWIADPANEQAGAQLLTERMNVPADKANQVWASQKTLWPVEISADRWTQNVAWVNNQTSGKSDADVPFDPLC; encoded by the coding sequence ATGAAACTTCGACCTTTTGTCGGCACAGTCATTGCAGCGGCCCTACTGCTTTCCGCGTGTGGAGGGGGAGGGCGGCCGAACGACGGTAGCGTCGCCATCGGGGTCTACCCTGCGAGTGCTTTGTCCCTGCCTGTCTACGTCGCTGTCCAACAAGGAATGTTCGACAAGGAAGGCCTCCACGTCGAGCTCATCGACGGAAAGAACGGGCCCGAACTCATCAGCGGTCTCATCGGCGGTACAACCGATCTCGCGGTCGGTGCACCCGGAACCGTCGTGCCGGCCATAGAGCAAGGGCAGAGTCTGCGGCCACTGTCCCCCTACGGGTCGATCGATCTTGCCATCGCCGTGACGAAAGACAGCGGCATCACCACCATCGAGGATTTGCCCGGCAAGCGGATCGCCATACCGTCACGTGGCGGCGCGGCCGAGCAATTCGTCAATCAGCTTCTCGCAGAGAGAAACATCGACGGCTCCACGGTGCAATTCATCGCAGCGGCACCCACCGCGAGTCAGATACCACTCGCACGAAAGGGCGACATAGATGCCGCCGTTCTCACCGCTGCCAGCCAGGCCGTATTCGATGCTCAAGGAATTCCGATGACGGCGATTACAGAAGTAGACCCGGTGGGCTCTGACGGCGTGAGTTCATACGGCCTGGGCACGGTGCTCGTCACGACAGCCACATTCGCTGAATCCGATGCTGCTGCCCCCGTGTGTGCGGCGCTCGAGGCCGCAGCAGGGTGGATAGCCGATCCTGCGAACGAGCAAGCAGGAGCTCAACTTCTCACCGAGCGAATGAATGTTCCTGCTGACAAAGCCAACCAGGTGTGGGCTTCGCAGAAGACCCTCTGGCCGGTCGAGATTTCAGCCGACCGATGGACCCAGAACGTCGCATGGGTGAACAACCAGACCTCGGGCAAGTCCGACGCAGACGTCCCCTTCGACCCCCTCTGCTGA
- a CDS encoding CaiB/BaiF CoA transferase family protein, which produces MTDEIDLPLAGVRVVEIGQLIAIPGAGQQLSDLGAEVIKLEPPGGEPARQIDADYARGIFYGYNRGKRSICLDLKDSADLQRARDLIASSDILLHNLRPGTLDRLGFSSAELQRLRPEIIAVSVSGYGAEGPSATRAGLDIAAQAESGLMSVTGEADSPPQRVGAPVIDHATSYVVAQAVLAALLRRERTGKGSSVRVSLLDVAIHLQTANWIEWQVSGKPMSRKGNGQPSVAPAADVFRAADGELVISGYQPRAWIELCKAIDLPELADDPRFTTTALRVENRVDLVATIEKQLCHRSAAEAVEHLTAAGVVAALVRDYDQVIRADDVVANRTFIPGTNEHGEQYLTPAMPYRAEPPMARTELSQVPALNEWTTSTR; this is translated from the coding sequence ATGACCGACGAAATAGACCTGCCGTTGGCAGGTGTCCGAGTAGTGGAGATCGGTCAACTGATCGCAATACCCGGCGCCGGGCAGCAGTTGTCCGACCTCGGTGCCGAGGTCATCAAGCTCGAGCCTCCAGGTGGTGAACCGGCCCGACAAATCGACGCCGACTACGCGCGCGGCATCTTCTACGGGTACAACCGTGGAAAACGTTCAATCTGCCTCGACCTCAAAGACTCCGCCGATCTGCAGCGAGCTCGGGATCTGATCGCATCGAGCGACATCTTGCTGCACAATCTTCGCCCGGGAACCCTCGATCGATTGGGATTCTCCTCTGCCGAACTCCAACGCCTGCGACCGGAAATCATCGCCGTCTCGGTGAGCGGGTACGGGGCGGAAGGCCCGTCCGCTACCCGCGCGGGGCTCGACATCGCTGCGCAAGCAGAGAGCGGACTGATGTCGGTGACGGGTGAGGCGGATAGCCCGCCACAACGTGTGGGCGCACCGGTCATAGATCATGCAACGAGCTACGTTGTCGCTCAAGCGGTACTGGCAGCGCTACTGCGGCGCGAACGCACCGGCAAAGGATCGTCCGTCCGAGTTTCCCTGCTGGACGTCGCAATCCACTTGCAGACCGCCAACTGGATCGAGTGGCAGGTATCCGGAAAGCCCATGAGTCGCAAAGGGAACGGACAACCAAGCGTCGCACCGGCAGCAGACGTCTTTCGCGCCGCCGACGGCGAGCTGGTGATCAGCGGATACCAACCGCGCGCATGGATCGAACTGTGCAAGGCGATCGACCTACCCGAGTTGGCCGACGACCCGAGGTTCACCACCACCGCGCTGCGCGTGGAAAACCGTGTTGACCTCGTCGCCACGATCGAGAAGCAGCTGTGCCACCGTAGCGCCGCGGAAGCGGTTGAGCATCTCACTGCGGCCGGAGTGGTTGCCGCACTTGTGCGTGACTACGACCAGGTGATCCGCGCCGACGACGTGGTTGCGAACCGTACCTTCATCCCCGGCACCAACGAACATGGCGAACAGTATTTGACGCCTGCCATGCCCTATCGCGCCGAACCTCCGATGGCACGAACTGAACTTTCACAGGTTCCGGCCTTGAACGAGTGGACAACATCGACGCGCTGA
- a CDS encoding NAD(P)H-dependent flavin oxidoreductase: MLTTAFTETFGVRQPIVQGGMQWVGRAELVAAVANAGALGMLTALTQPTPDDLAREISRTRELTDQPFGVNLTILPTITPPPYDEYRNVIIDCGVKVVETAGSSPAPHLPHFHGAGIKVLHKCTSVRHAVKAQALGVDGISIDGFECAGHPGEDDVPGLVLIAAAAERISIPMIASGGFADARGLVAALALGADGINMGTRFMCTEESPIHRNIKDAIVAASEVDTELIFRSLRNTARVARNSISQEVVEILSSGGKFEDVRHLVAGARGRAVFDSGDQEAGIWTAGTVQGLIHDIPTVGELVERIVAESEALIAGRLTGLLDPLSA, encoded by the coding sequence GTGCTGACCACCGCATTTACCGAGACATTCGGCGTTCGCCAGCCAATTGTGCAGGGCGGCATGCAATGGGTGGGGAGAGCAGAACTCGTAGCGGCAGTTGCAAACGCCGGCGCGCTCGGCATGCTCACTGCCCTGACACAGCCGACACCTGACGATCTTGCCCGAGAAATATCCCGAACGCGCGAGCTCACCGATCAACCTTTCGGGGTCAACCTCACAATCCTCCCGACGATCACACCTCCGCCCTACGATGAGTATCGCAACGTGATCATCGACTGCGGAGTGAAAGTCGTCGAGACAGCTGGATCGTCTCCCGCGCCCCATCTGCCGCACTTTCACGGCGCAGGCATCAAGGTTCTCCACAAGTGCACCAGCGTCCGCCACGCGGTCAAAGCCCAGGCCCTCGGTGTCGACGGCATCAGCATCGACGGGTTCGAATGTGCCGGGCATCCAGGGGAAGACGACGTACCGGGTCTCGTCCTCATCGCTGCAGCAGCAGAGCGGATCAGCATTCCCATGATCGCGTCCGGTGGATTTGCCGACGCGCGAGGATTGGTGGCCGCCCTGGCGCTTGGCGCCGACGGCATCAACATGGGCACTCGGTTCATGTGTACCGAGGAGTCTCCGATTCACCGCAACATCAAGGATGCGATAGTCGCCGCCTCCGAGGTCGACACCGAATTGATTTTCAGGTCGTTGCGCAATACCGCTCGCGTAGCACGCAACAGCATCAGCCAAGAAGTTGTCGAAATCCTTTCCAGTGGTGGCAAATTCGAAGACGTTCGACATCTTGTGGCCGGTGCGCGGGGCCGAGCGGTGTTCGACAGCGGCGACCAGGAGGCTGGCATCTGGACGGCTGGCACTGTGCAAGGATTGATTCACGACATCCCCACAGTGGGTGAATTGGTGGAACGTATTGTCGCAGAGTCCGAAGCACTGATTGCCGGACGGCTTACCGGCCTCCTGGATCCTCTCAGCGCCTGA